In a genomic window of Columba livia isolate bColLiv1 breed racing homer chromosome 4, bColLiv1.pat.W.v2, whole genome shotgun sequence:
- the LOC102086261 gene encoding protein O-GlcNAcase-like isoform X4, whose protein sequence is MEQRKLLFQWLKRRELNCYMYAPKDELKHRLLWREPYTEHEPACGLSSKPPKSRVWSLFLPFLLARTWCFQVLGIGSCCSKNSGRDPCSPCPCPQVAAMGCHSFALLFDDIDPCMCQADRDVFPSLAQAQASVANEAYQELGQPSIFLFCPTEYCSSLCSPSPSQSCYLLTLGQELLPGIGVIWTGPKVVSQELSATLLEEVEGVLQRRPVIWDNLYANDYDCRRVFLGPYTGRAPGLMSRLRGLLLNPNCELQANFIPIHTLGSWFQSELGSCARPDHAGMEVTAALRDSQGPQKGTYSPREGTYSPQEALELALLDWVAEINQQALEPGGKALGHPSVSLKGGTRLQPDSGGQEVVSDPQPHGCVPGAAEQGGREPCGMAPGQGWRKVTSEPGKGSGSRTSADGQQSPTGAWDQLTTGSRESCEPSALPSTAGSTPSTTAPVATETLHSPGPAMCCSNRASASQNLPLPTSGARTGGGSPSQAPCSAQPEASRADMSQTHPGPGAGASPGPAAPLPDGAGASPGSAVPLPDGAGASPGPAAPLPDGAGASPGSPAPLPDGAGASPGPAVPLPDGAGASPGSPAPLPDGAGASPGPAAPLPDGAGASPGSPAPWTPEEAVSSTMALLTLEKTGSGPTEPLTAKEARSNPTAPVTPDEARSNPTAPLTLDEVRMLVELFYLPYHHGSQAQHLLEHFRWLWANSLSVGVPAAADDASGGTRWRGRAQSFQLLCAQICRLHSRLVSSAGRALLYDLHRYLWDIRNVLLAASAFVLWLDGHLLCDRDPKGTWRSCFGWCKSITAPILLGGDAEPWARRGGLFGELQALLPVGNSCDLFYQPPPLFPCSQLYLLRPLLPPDKAELYQMCRESLDCDPKVAEILVAHPDLLGDRLLGSFLSLSPEYTFVLEDEGGPCGYAAGALCAEDFLQQRDSNWLPATRHKYPRDLGAGTPAPGQGALEEALLFFHTEPLAVPVPVLRRFPSLVQLGTAPRVLDVGASRSLAICLLSALRANGSRGVFCQVSATDQQQLSFYSRLGFVALPVAWDSSPGTRLLGRLL, encoded by the exons ATGGAACAGAGGAAACTTCTCTTTCAATG GCTGAAACGCCGGGAGCTGAACTGCTACATGTACGCGCCCAAGGACGAGCTGAAGCACCGGCTGCTCTGGCGAGAGCCCTACACGGAGCACGAG CCCGCATGCGGTCTCTCATCGAAGCCGCCCAAGAGCAGGGTGTGGAGTTTGTTTTTGCCATTTCTGCTGGCCAGGACATGGTGTTTTCAAGTGCTGGGGAtcggctcctgctgcagcaaaaaCTCAGGCAG GGATCCCTGCAGTCCGTGCCCATGCCCACAGGTGGCTGCCATGGGGTGCCACTCCTTCGCTCTGCTCTTTGATGACATCGACCCCTGCATGTGCCAAGCTGACAGAGACGTCTTCCCCTCCCTGGCGCAGGCTCAGGCCTCTGTGGCCAACGAGGCGTACCAGGAGCTGGGCCAGCCCTCCATCTTCCTCTTCTGCCCCACAG AGTACTGCAGCTCCctgtgctcccccagccccagccagtCCTGCTACTTGCTGACGCTtggccaggagctgctcccggGGATCGGCGTCATCTGGACAG GCCCAAAGGTGGTGTCACAAGAGCTCTCGGCCACGCtgctggaggaggtggagggCGTCCTGCAGCGCCGCCCCGTCATCTGGGACAACCTCTACGCCAACGACTACGACTGCAGACGTGTCTTCCTGGGCCCCTACACGGGACGTGCCCCCGGCCTCATGTCCAGGCTCCGCGGACTGCTCCTCAACCCCAACTGCGAGCTCCAGGCCAACTTCATCCCCATACACACCCTGGGCAGCTGGTTTCAGAGCGAGCTGGGGAGCTGTGCCCGCCCCGATCACGCAG GGATGGAGGTTACAGCAGCCCTGAGGGACAGCCAAGGCCCGCAGAAGGGGACATATAGCCCTCGGGAGGGCACATACAGCCCCCAGGAGGCCCTGGAGTTGGCGCTGCTTGACTGGGTGGCCGAGATAAACCAGCAGGCCTTGGAGCCAG GAGGAAAGGCCCTGGGACACCCCAGCGTCAGCCTGAAGGGAGGAACGAGGCTGCAGCCCGACTCAGGAGGACAGGAGGTGGTgtctgacccccagccccatggctgTGTTCCCGGTGCGGCGGAGCAGGGTGGCCGTGAGCCCTGCGGCATGGCACCGGGGCAGGGATGGAGGAAGGTGACCTCGGAGCCTGGGAAGGGCAGCGGGAGCAGGACCTCTGCTGACGGTCAGCAAAGCCCCACAGGGGCCTGGGACCAGCTCACcacagggagcagagagagctgcgagccctctgctctgcccagcacGGCCGGGAGCACCCCGTCCACAACAGCCCCGGTGGCTACGGAGACCCTGCACAGCCCAGGCCCTGCCATGTGCTGCAGCAACAGGGCCAGTGCCAGCCAGAACCTTCCCCTTCCCACCAGTGGTGCCAGGACAGGGGGTGGCAGCCCCTCGCAGGCCCCCTGCAGCGCCCAGCCCGAGGCCAGCAGGGCTGACATGTCCCAGACACACCCAGGGCCTGGAGCTGGtgccagccctggccctgcagccCCGCTCCCCGATGGGGCTGGTGCCAGCCCTGGCTCCGCAGTCCCGCTCCCCGATGGGGCTGGtgccagccctggccctgcagccCCGCTCCCCGATGGGGCTGGTGCCAGCCCTggctccccagccccgctccccgaTGGGGCTGGtgccagccctggccctgcagtCCCGCTCCCCGATGGGGCTGGTGCCAGCCCTggctccccagccccgctccccgaTGGGGCTGGtgccagccctggccctgcagccCCGCTCCCCGATGGGGCTGGTGCCAGCCCTGGCTCCCCGGCACCCTGGACCCCAGAGGAGGCTGTGTCCAGCACCATGGCCCTGCTGACTCTGGAGAAGACTGGGTCTGGTCCCACAGAACCACTGACTGCCAAGGAGGCCAGGTCCAACCCCACAGCCCCGGTGACCCCAGACGAGGCCAGGTCCAACCCCACAGCACCACTGACGCTAGACGAGGTGCGGATGCTGGTAGAGCTCTTCTACCTGCCCTACCACCACGGCTCGCAggcacagcatctcctggagcaCTTTCGGTGGCTCTGGGCAAACAGCCTCAGCGTGGGTGTCCCGGCGGCAGCAGACGATGCCAGTGGG GGCACGAGGTGGCGCGGCCGAGCCCAGTCCTTCCAGCTGCTCTGCGCGCAGATCTGCCGCCTGCACAGCCGCTTGGTCAGCAGCGCCGGCCGGGCGCTGCTCTACGACCTGCACCGCTACCTCTGGGACATCCGCAACGTGCTGCTGGCCGCCAGTGCCTTCGTCCTCTGGCTGG ATGGGCATCTCCTCTGCGACCGCGACCCCAAGGGCACCTGGCGAAGCTGCTTTGGCT GGTGCAAGAGCATCACTGCCCCGATCCTGCTGGGGGGGGACGCCGAGCCCTGGGCACGCCGTGGGGGCCTGTTTGGAGAGCTGCAG GCTCTGCTGCCCGTGGGGAACAGCTGTGACCTCTTCTACCAGCCACCTCCGCTCTTCCCATGCAGCCAGCTGTACCTGCTGCGCCCGCTGCTGCCCCCGGACAAG GCAGAGCTTTACCAGATGTGCCGGGAGAGTTTGGACTGTGACCCCAAAGTCGCAGAGATCCTCGTGGCCCACCCCGACCTCCTTGGTGACAG GTTGCTGGGCAGCTTCCTGAGCCTGAGCCCCGAGTACACGTTCGTGCTGGAGGATGAGGGTGGCCCGTGCGGCTACGCAGCCGGAGCACTCTGCGCTGAAGACTTCCTGCAACAGCGAGACAGCAACTGGCTACCGGCCACACGGCACAAGTACCCCCGAGACCTGGGCGCAGGGACCCCAGCTCCAGGACAG GGTGCCCTGGAGGAAGCACTGCTCTTCTTCCACACAGAGCCGCTGGCTGTGCCCGTGCCCGTGCTGCGGCGCTTCCCCTCCCTGGTGCAGCTGGGCACGGCCCCCCGTGTACTGGACGTGGGGGCCAGCCGCAGCCTGGCCATCTGCCTGCTCAGTGCGCTCAGGGCCAACG GGTCGCGGGGAGTGTTTTGCCAGGTCAGTGCCACtgaccagcagcagctgagcttcTACAGCAGGCTGGGCTTTGTCGCCCTGCCAGTGGCCTGGGACAGCTCTCCTGGCACTCGGCTCCTGGGACGTCTCCTCTGA
- the LOC102086261 gene encoding protein O-GlcNAcase-like isoform X6, whose amino-acid sequence MVYGTEETSLSMAETPGAELLHVRAQGRAEAPAALARALHGARGSPHAVSHRSRPRAGCGVCFCHFCWPGHGVFKCWGSAPAAAKTQAQASVANEAYQELGQPSIFLFCPTEYCSSLCSPSPSQSCYLLTLGQELLPGIGVIWTGPKVVSQELSATLLEEVEGVLQRRPVIWDNLYANDYDCRRVFLGPYTGRAPGLMSRLRGLLLNPNCELQANFIPIHTLGSWFQSELGSCARPDHAGMEVTAALRDSQGPQKGTYSPREGTYSPQEALELALLDWVAEINQQALEPGGKALGHPSVSLKGGTRLQPDSGGQEVVSDPQPHGCVPGAAEQGGREPCGMAPGQGWRKVTSEPGKGSGSRTSADGQQSPTGAWDQLTTGSRESCEPSALPSTAGSTPSTTAPVATETLHSPGPAMCCSNRASASQNLPLPTSGARTGGGSPSQAPCSAQPEASRADMSQTHPGPGAGASPGPAAPLPDGAGASPGSAVPLPDGAGASPGPAAPLPDGAGASPGSPAPLPDGAGASPGPAVPLPDGAGASPGSPAPLPDGAGASPGPAAPLPDGAGASPGSPAPWTPEEAVSSTMALLTLEKTGSGPTEPLTAKEARSNPTAPVTPDEARSNPTAPLTLDEVRMLVELFYLPYHHGSQAQHLLEHFRWLWANSLSVGVPAAADDASGGTRWRGRAQSFQLLCAQICRLHSRLVSSAGRALLYDLHRYLWDIRNVLLAASAFVLWLDGHLLCDRDPKGTWRSCFGWCKSITAPILLGGDAEPWARRGGLFGELQALLPVGNSCDLFYQPPPLFPCSQLYLLRPLLPPDKAELYQMCRESLDCDPKVAEILVAHPDLLGDRLLGSFLSLSPEYTFVLEDEGGPCGYAAGALCAEDFLQQRDSNWLPATRHKYPRDLGAGTPAPGQGALEEALLFFHTEPLAVPVPVLRRFPSLVQLGTAPRVLDVGASRSLAICLLSALRANGSRGVFCQVSATDQQQLSFYSRLGFVALPVAWDSSPGTRLLGRLL is encoded by the exons ATGGTCTATGGAACAGAGGAAACTTCTCTTTCAATG GCTGAAACGCCGGGAGCTGAACTGCTACATGTACGCGCCCAAGGACGAGCTGAAGCACCGGCTGCTCTGGCGAGAGCCCTACACGGAGCACGAGGCAG CCCGCATGCGGTCTCTCATCGAAGCCGCCCAAGAGCAGGGTGTGGAGTTTGTTTTTGCCATTTCTGCTGGCCAGGACATGGTGTTTTCAAGTGCTGGGGAtcggctcctgctgcagcaaaaaCTCAG GCTCAGGCCTCTGTGGCCAACGAGGCGTACCAGGAGCTGGGCCAGCCCTCCATCTTCCTCTTCTGCCCCACAG AGTACTGCAGCTCCctgtgctcccccagccccagccagtCCTGCTACTTGCTGACGCTtggccaggagctgctcccggGGATCGGCGTCATCTGGACAG GCCCAAAGGTGGTGTCACAAGAGCTCTCGGCCACGCtgctggaggaggtggagggCGTCCTGCAGCGCCGCCCCGTCATCTGGGACAACCTCTACGCCAACGACTACGACTGCAGACGTGTCTTCCTGGGCCCCTACACGGGACGTGCCCCCGGCCTCATGTCCAGGCTCCGCGGACTGCTCCTCAACCCCAACTGCGAGCTCCAGGCCAACTTCATCCCCATACACACCCTGGGCAGCTGGTTTCAGAGCGAGCTGGGGAGCTGTGCCCGCCCCGATCACGCAG GGATGGAGGTTACAGCAGCCCTGAGGGACAGCCAAGGCCCGCAGAAGGGGACATATAGCCCTCGGGAGGGCACATACAGCCCCCAGGAGGCCCTGGAGTTGGCGCTGCTTGACTGGGTGGCCGAGATAAACCAGCAGGCCTTGGAGCCAG GAGGAAAGGCCCTGGGACACCCCAGCGTCAGCCTGAAGGGAGGAACGAGGCTGCAGCCCGACTCAGGAGGACAGGAGGTGGTgtctgacccccagccccatggctgTGTTCCCGGTGCGGCGGAGCAGGGTGGCCGTGAGCCCTGCGGCATGGCACCGGGGCAGGGATGGAGGAAGGTGACCTCGGAGCCTGGGAAGGGCAGCGGGAGCAGGACCTCTGCTGACGGTCAGCAAAGCCCCACAGGGGCCTGGGACCAGCTCACcacagggagcagagagagctgcgagccctctgctctgcccagcacGGCCGGGAGCACCCCGTCCACAACAGCCCCGGTGGCTACGGAGACCCTGCACAGCCCAGGCCCTGCCATGTGCTGCAGCAACAGGGCCAGTGCCAGCCAGAACCTTCCCCTTCCCACCAGTGGTGCCAGGACAGGGGGTGGCAGCCCCTCGCAGGCCCCCTGCAGCGCCCAGCCCGAGGCCAGCAGGGCTGACATGTCCCAGACACACCCAGGGCCTGGAGCTGGtgccagccctggccctgcagccCCGCTCCCCGATGGGGCTGGTGCCAGCCCTGGCTCCGCAGTCCCGCTCCCCGATGGGGCTGGtgccagccctggccctgcagccCCGCTCCCCGATGGGGCTGGTGCCAGCCCTggctccccagccccgctccccgaTGGGGCTGGtgccagccctggccctgcagtCCCGCTCCCCGATGGGGCTGGTGCCAGCCCTggctccccagccccgctccccgaTGGGGCTGGtgccagccctggccctgcagccCCGCTCCCCGATGGGGCTGGTGCCAGCCCTGGCTCCCCGGCACCCTGGACCCCAGAGGAGGCTGTGTCCAGCACCATGGCCCTGCTGACTCTGGAGAAGACTGGGTCTGGTCCCACAGAACCACTGACTGCCAAGGAGGCCAGGTCCAACCCCACAGCCCCGGTGACCCCAGACGAGGCCAGGTCCAACCCCACAGCACCACTGACGCTAGACGAGGTGCGGATGCTGGTAGAGCTCTTCTACCTGCCCTACCACCACGGCTCGCAggcacagcatctcctggagcaCTTTCGGTGGCTCTGGGCAAACAGCCTCAGCGTGGGTGTCCCGGCGGCAGCAGACGATGCCAGTGGG GGCACGAGGTGGCGCGGCCGAGCCCAGTCCTTCCAGCTGCTCTGCGCGCAGATCTGCCGCCTGCACAGCCGCTTGGTCAGCAGCGCCGGCCGGGCGCTGCTCTACGACCTGCACCGCTACCTCTGGGACATCCGCAACGTGCTGCTGGCCGCCAGTGCCTTCGTCCTCTGGCTGG ATGGGCATCTCCTCTGCGACCGCGACCCCAAGGGCACCTGGCGAAGCTGCTTTGGCT GGTGCAAGAGCATCACTGCCCCGATCCTGCTGGGGGGGGACGCCGAGCCCTGGGCACGCCGTGGGGGCCTGTTTGGAGAGCTGCAG GCTCTGCTGCCCGTGGGGAACAGCTGTGACCTCTTCTACCAGCCACCTCCGCTCTTCCCATGCAGCCAGCTGTACCTGCTGCGCCCGCTGCTGCCCCCGGACAAG GCAGAGCTTTACCAGATGTGCCGGGAGAGTTTGGACTGTGACCCCAAAGTCGCAGAGATCCTCGTGGCCCACCCCGACCTCCTTGGTGACAG GTTGCTGGGCAGCTTCCTGAGCCTGAGCCCCGAGTACACGTTCGTGCTGGAGGATGAGGGTGGCCCGTGCGGCTACGCAGCCGGAGCACTCTGCGCTGAAGACTTCCTGCAACAGCGAGACAGCAACTGGCTACCGGCCACACGGCACAAGTACCCCCGAGACCTGGGCGCAGGGACCCCAGCTCCAGGACAG GGTGCCCTGGAGGAAGCACTGCTCTTCTTCCACACAGAGCCGCTGGCTGTGCCCGTGCCCGTGCTGCGGCGCTTCCCCTCCCTGGTGCAGCTGGGCACGGCCCCCCGTGTACTGGACGTGGGGGCCAGCCGCAGCCTGGCCATCTGCCTGCTCAGTGCGCTCAGGGCCAACG GGTCGCGGGGAGTGTTTTGCCAGGTCAGTGCCACtgaccagcagcagctgagcttcTACAGCAGGCTGGGCTTTGTCGCCCTGCCAGTGGCCTGGGACAGCTCTCCTGGCACTCGGCTCCTGGGACGTCTCCTCTGA
- the LOC102086261 gene encoding protein O-GlcNAcase-like isoform X3, with translation MVYGTEETSLSMAETPGAELLHVRAQGRAEAPAALARALHGARARMRSLIEAAQEQGVEFVFAISAGQDMVFSSAGDRLLLQQKLRQVAAMGCHSFALLFDDIDPCMCQADRDVFPSLAQAQASVANEAYQELGQPSIFLFCPTEYCSSLCSPSPSQSCYLLTLGQELLPGIGVIWTGPKVVSQELSATLLEEVEGVLQRRPVIWDNLYANDYDCRRVFLGPYTGRAPGLMSRLRGLLLNPNCELQANFIPIHTLGSWFQSELGSCARPDHAGMEVTAALRDSQGPQKGTYSPREGTYSPQEALELALLDWVAEINQQALEPGGKALGHPSVSLKGGTRLQPDSGGQEVVSDPQPHGCVPGAAEQGGREPCGMAPGQGWRKVTSEPGKGSGSRTSADGQQSPTGAWDQLTTGSRESCEPSALPSTAGSTPSTTAPVATETLHSPGPAMCCSNRASASQNLPLPTSGARTGGGSPSQAPCSAQPEASRADMSQTHPGPGAGASPGPAAPLPDGAGASPGSAVPLPDGAGASPGPAAPLPDGAGASPGSPAPLPDGAGASPGPAVPLPDGAGASPGSPAPLPDGAGASPGPAAPLPDGAGASPGSPAPWTPEEAVSSTMALLTLEKTGSGPTEPLTAKEARSNPTAPVTPDEARSNPTAPLTLDEVRMLVELFYLPYHHGSQAQHLLEHFRWLWANSLSVGVPAAADDASGGTRWRGRAQSFQLLCAQICRLHSRLVSSAGRALLYDLHRYLWDIRNVLLAASAFVLWLDGHLLCDRDPKGTWRSCFGWCKSITAPILLGGDAEPWARRGGLFGELQALLPVGNSCDLFYQPPPLFPCSQLYLLRPLLPPDKAELYQMCRESLDCDPKVAEILVAHPDLLGDRLLGSFLSLSPEYTFVLEDEGGPCGYAAGALCAEDFLQQRDSNWLPATRHKYPRDLGAGTPAPGQGALEEALLFFHTEPLAVPVPVLRRFPSLVQLGTAPRVLDVGASRSLAICLLSALRANGSRGVFCQVSATDQQQLSFYSRLGFVALPVAWDSSPGTRLLGRLL, from the exons ATGGTCTATGGAACAGAGGAAACTTCTCTTTCAATG GCTGAAACGCCGGGAGCTGAACTGCTACATGTACGCGCCCAAGGACGAGCTGAAGCACCGGCTGCTCTGGCGAGAGCCCTACACGGAGCACGAG CCCGCATGCGGTCTCTCATCGAAGCCGCCCAAGAGCAGGGTGTGGAGTTTGTTTTTGCCATTTCTGCTGGCCAGGACATGGTGTTTTCAAGTGCTGGGGAtcggctcctgctgcagcaaaaaCTCAGGCAG GTGGCTGCCATGGGGTGCCACTCCTTCGCTCTGCTCTTTGATGACATCGACCCCTGCATGTGCCAAGCTGACAGAGACGTCTTCCCCTCCCTGGCGCAGGCTCAGGCCTCTGTGGCCAACGAGGCGTACCAGGAGCTGGGCCAGCCCTCCATCTTCCTCTTCTGCCCCACAG AGTACTGCAGCTCCctgtgctcccccagccccagccagtCCTGCTACTTGCTGACGCTtggccaggagctgctcccggGGATCGGCGTCATCTGGACAG GCCCAAAGGTGGTGTCACAAGAGCTCTCGGCCACGCtgctggaggaggtggagggCGTCCTGCAGCGCCGCCCCGTCATCTGGGACAACCTCTACGCCAACGACTACGACTGCAGACGTGTCTTCCTGGGCCCCTACACGGGACGTGCCCCCGGCCTCATGTCCAGGCTCCGCGGACTGCTCCTCAACCCCAACTGCGAGCTCCAGGCCAACTTCATCCCCATACACACCCTGGGCAGCTGGTTTCAGAGCGAGCTGGGGAGCTGTGCCCGCCCCGATCACGCAG GGATGGAGGTTACAGCAGCCCTGAGGGACAGCCAAGGCCCGCAGAAGGGGACATATAGCCCTCGGGAGGGCACATACAGCCCCCAGGAGGCCCTGGAGTTGGCGCTGCTTGACTGGGTGGCCGAGATAAACCAGCAGGCCTTGGAGCCAG GAGGAAAGGCCCTGGGACACCCCAGCGTCAGCCTGAAGGGAGGAACGAGGCTGCAGCCCGACTCAGGAGGACAGGAGGTGGTgtctgacccccagccccatggctgTGTTCCCGGTGCGGCGGAGCAGGGTGGCCGTGAGCCCTGCGGCATGGCACCGGGGCAGGGATGGAGGAAGGTGACCTCGGAGCCTGGGAAGGGCAGCGGGAGCAGGACCTCTGCTGACGGTCAGCAAAGCCCCACAGGGGCCTGGGACCAGCTCACcacagggagcagagagagctgcgagccctctgctctgcccagcacGGCCGGGAGCACCCCGTCCACAACAGCCCCGGTGGCTACGGAGACCCTGCACAGCCCAGGCCCTGCCATGTGCTGCAGCAACAGGGCCAGTGCCAGCCAGAACCTTCCCCTTCCCACCAGTGGTGCCAGGACAGGGGGTGGCAGCCCCTCGCAGGCCCCCTGCAGCGCCCAGCCCGAGGCCAGCAGGGCTGACATGTCCCAGACACACCCAGGGCCTGGAGCTGGtgccagccctggccctgcagccCCGCTCCCCGATGGGGCTGGTGCCAGCCCTGGCTCCGCAGTCCCGCTCCCCGATGGGGCTGGtgccagccctggccctgcagccCCGCTCCCCGATGGGGCTGGTGCCAGCCCTggctccccagccccgctccccgaTGGGGCTGGtgccagccctggccctgcagtCCCGCTCCCCGATGGGGCTGGTGCCAGCCCTggctccccagccccgctccccgaTGGGGCTGGtgccagccctggccctgcagccCCGCTCCCCGATGGGGCTGGTGCCAGCCCTGGCTCCCCGGCACCCTGGACCCCAGAGGAGGCTGTGTCCAGCACCATGGCCCTGCTGACTCTGGAGAAGACTGGGTCTGGTCCCACAGAACCACTGACTGCCAAGGAGGCCAGGTCCAACCCCACAGCCCCGGTGACCCCAGACGAGGCCAGGTCCAACCCCACAGCACCACTGACGCTAGACGAGGTGCGGATGCTGGTAGAGCTCTTCTACCTGCCCTACCACCACGGCTCGCAggcacagcatctcctggagcaCTTTCGGTGGCTCTGGGCAAACAGCCTCAGCGTGGGTGTCCCGGCGGCAGCAGACGATGCCAGTGGG GGCACGAGGTGGCGCGGCCGAGCCCAGTCCTTCCAGCTGCTCTGCGCGCAGATCTGCCGCCTGCACAGCCGCTTGGTCAGCAGCGCCGGCCGGGCGCTGCTCTACGACCTGCACCGCTACCTCTGGGACATCCGCAACGTGCTGCTGGCCGCCAGTGCCTTCGTCCTCTGGCTGG ATGGGCATCTCCTCTGCGACCGCGACCCCAAGGGCACCTGGCGAAGCTGCTTTGGCT GGTGCAAGAGCATCACTGCCCCGATCCTGCTGGGGGGGGACGCCGAGCCCTGGGCACGCCGTGGGGGCCTGTTTGGAGAGCTGCAG GCTCTGCTGCCCGTGGGGAACAGCTGTGACCTCTTCTACCAGCCACCTCCGCTCTTCCCATGCAGCCAGCTGTACCTGCTGCGCCCGCTGCTGCCCCCGGACAAG GCAGAGCTTTACCAGATGTGCCGGGAGAGTTTGGACTGTGACCCCAAAGTCGCAGAGATCCTCGTGGCCCACCCCGACCTCCTTGGTGACAG GTTGCTGGGCAGCTTCCTGAGCCTGAGCCCCGAGTACACGTTCGTGCTGGAGGATGAGGGTGGCCCGTGCGGCTACGCAGCCGGAGCACTCTGCGCTGAAGACTTCCTGCAACAGCGAGACAGCAACTGGCTACCGGCCACACGGCACAAGTACCCCCGAGACCTGGGCGCAGGGACCCCAGCTCCAGGACAG GGTGCCCTGGAGGAAGCACTGCTCTTCTTCCACACAGAGCCGCTGGCTGTGCCCGTGCCCGTGCTGCGGCGCTTCCCCTCCCTGGTGCAGCTGGGCACGGCCCCCCGTGTACTGGACGTGGGGGCCAGCCGCAGCCTGGCCATCTGCCTGCTCAGTGCGCTCAGGGCCAACG GGTCGCGGGGAGTGTTTTGCCAGGTCAGTGCCACtgaccagcagcagctgagcttcTACAGCAGGCTGGGCTTTGTCGCCCTGCCAGTGGCCTGGGACAGCTCTCCTGGCACTCGGCTCCTGGGACGTCTCCTCTGA